A stretch of Synergistaceae bacterium DNA encodes these proteins:
- a CDS encoding YihA family ribosome biogenesis GTP-binding protein — protein MSNKIFVKSRLEASCFTPGQLLQEDSNLPEIAIAGRSNVGKSSLINALLGTRLAKTGQTPGKTRSINFYRVETRENFALRLVDLPGYGYASRSKTERNSWQKLVSAYMNNRETLKLVCHLVDFRHGLLANDKELQEYINLSGKNIFVVFTKADKIAHGKWKTTRESYIRDKLYSVDVPAITSSEKGEGINELSEFIVNFLNK, from the coding sequence ATGAGTAATAAAATTTTTGTCAAATCCCGGCTTGAGGCTTCATGTTTCACGCCGGGGCAGCTTTTGCAGGAAGACTCAAATTTGCCGGAAATCGCCATTGCAGGACGTTCGAACGTGGGCAAGTCATCATTAATTAATGCGTTATTAGGCACGAGACTCGCTAAAACAGGACAGACCCCCGGCAAGACTCGCAGTATAAATTTTTATCGTGTCGAGACAAGAGAAAATTTTGCGTTAAGACTCGTGGATTTGCCCGGCTATGGTTATGCGTCGAGAAGTAAAACAGAGCGTAACTCATGGCAAAAACTTGTGTCAGCTTACATGAATAATAGAGAGACTCTAAAACTTGTCTGCCACCTTGTAGACTTCAGGCACGGACTATTAGCAAACGATAAAGAGTTACAGGAATATATAAATTTGTCGGGAAAAAATATTTTCGTTGTCTTCACTAAGGCTGACAAGATAGCTCACGGAAAATGGAAGACCACGCGCGAAAGTTATATACGCGATAAATTATATTCTGTTGATGTGCCTGCGATAACGTCATCGGAAAAGGGCGAAGGAATTAACGAATTAAGCGAATTTATAGTAAACTTCTTGAATAAATAA
- the flgB gene encoding flagellar basal body rod protein FlgB, with the protein MLSDYTWDVIAKESESLAKRFNAVTKNVANANTPGYARHNVSFEDQLKKVMEQDKHLHMTVTDAAHIPSAPLKISDVHAADIKIMDEQYRLDMNNVDPEREMAILAETRMMYSAFMRIATSKNATLRSVIAGR; encoded by the coding sequence ATGTTAAGCGATTATACTTGGGACGTGATAGCAAAAGAGTCCGAATCTCTCGCGAAAAGATTCAACGCCGTAACTAAAAACGTAGCAAACGCTAATACACCAGGTTACGCACGTCATAATGTCTCATTTGAAGATCAGCTCAAAAAAGTTATGGAGCAAGATAAACATTTACACATGACAGTAACAGACGCGGCGCACATTCCTTCAGCACCGTTGAAAATCAGCGACGTTCATGCAGCAGATATAAAAATTATGGACGAACAATATAGATTAGACATGAATAACGTAGACCCAGAACGTGAAATGGCTATACTTGCTGAAACCCGCATGATGTATAGTGCTTTCATGCGTATAGCTACGAGCAAAAATGCAACGTTAAGAAGTGTCATCGCAGGCAGATAA
- the flgC gene encoding flagellar basal body rod protein FlgC, which yields MRIFDSMEIAGSSLTAHRLWMDTISSNLANINTTRTKAGGPYKRRVPVFAEMLDETLDGYHDIGGVRVIGITEDNGAPRMTYQPDHPDANEQGYVAYPNVNLVREMTDMLVASRAYEANLSVVTTGRDMWNSALEVMRG from the coding sequence ATGCGAATCTTTGACAGCATGGAAATAGCCGGAAGTTCTTTAACTGCACATAGACTCTGGATGGACACAATTTCGTCAAACTTAGCAAATATCAACACAACGCGCACAAAAGCAGGAGGGCCATATAAGCGGCGTGTTCCGGTTTTCGCGGAAATGCTTGACGAGACTCTTGACGGTTATCACGACATCGGCGGAGTTAGAGTCATCGGCATAACTGAAGATAACGGCGCACCTAGAATGACTTACCAACCAGATCACCCCGACGCAAACGAACAAGGTTATGTCGCATATCCAAATGTAAATTTAGTTCGTGAAATGACTGATATGTTAGTCGCAAGCCGTGCATATGAGGCAAATTTAAGCGTCGTTACAACCGGCCGCGATATGTGGAACAGCGCACTTGAAGTCATGAGAGGATAA